Proteins encoded by one window of Cylindrospermum stagnale PCC 7417:
- a CDS encoding serine/threonine protein kinase encodes MIDKILGNRYEIQQELGKKAGRRTLLARDLVTNELVVIKLLSFTNDFEWDSLKLFEREANTLKSLSHPFIPHYLDYFEVNLPTIKGFALVQTYIPAQTLEQYLQAGRTFTEAELREIASSVLSILIYLHGLNPPVIHRDIKPSNILLGDRSGNSVGQVYLVDFGSVQTAKTAEVGTRTVVGTYGYMPPEQFGGRTVNASDLYGLGTTLIYLVTGTHPADLPQKDLRIQFEQAAHCSSRLTTWLRWMTEPSLEKRLSSADKALEALDEMEVQSSRTLIAKKQTPIKNQLTKIQLDKNEDVLEIIIPPNVSFSAIFKLLWVFPVILFSLARIISASADLTIMVFCFIAFCVLCQAIFDLFGYIRLCIDSQQITLAYNLFGVIFYFCQSSRRGRHSISKLVYIRSHFIETARGQTEESAKLQIWAGEENYQLSIPSDRVTTEAEIEWLVSEVSDWLGVEITNL; translated from the coding sequence ATGATTGATAAAATCTTAGGCAATCGCTACGAAATTCAGCAAGAGTTGGGAAAAAAGGCTGGGCGACGGACACTTTTAGCTAGAGATTTGGTAACTAATGAGTTAGTAGTAATAAAATTACTCTCTTTTACCAATGACTTTGAATGGGATTCACTCAAGCTGTTTGAGCGAGAAGCCAACACCTTAAAGTCTTTGTCACATCCTTTTATCCCTCACTATTTAGATTATTTTGAGGTAAATTTACCTACTATCAAAGGATTTGCTCTTGTTCAAACTTATATCCCAGCCCAAACCTTAGAGCAATATTTACAAGCTGGTCGAACTTTTACAGAAGCTGAACTCAGAGAGATAGCTTCATCAGTTCTCTCTATTCTCATTTATCTGCATGGACTAAATCCACCTGTTATTCACCGTGATATTAAGCCTAGCAATATTTTATTGGGGGATCGTTCTGGTAATAGTGTTGGTCAAGTTTATCTGGTAGATTTTGGTTCTGTGCAAACAGCCAAAACAGCAGAAGTTGGGACGAGAACTGTGGTAGGAACCTATGGCTATATGCCACCAGAGCAATTTGGTGGACGCACAGTAAACGCCTCTGACCTTTATGGTTTAGGCACAACGTTAATTTACTTGGTAACGGGTACTCACCCAGCAGATTTACCACAAAAGGATCTTCGCATTCAGTTTGAGCAAGCGGCTCATTGCAGTTCCAGACTAACTACTTGGTTGAGGTGGATGACAGAACCCAGTTTGGAAAAGCGTCTGAGTTCTGCGGATAAAGCACTCGAAGCTTTGGATGAAATGGAAGTGCAAAGTTCTAGAACTTTAATCGCTAAAAAACAAACTCCTATTAAAAACCAACTGACAAAAATTCAACTTGATAAAAATGAGGATGTTCTGGAAATTATCATCCCACCGAATGTTTCTTTCTCAGCAATTTTTAAACTTCTTTGGGTTTTCCCAGTGATTTTATTTTCGTTAGCTCGGATAATTTCGGCTTCTGCTGATCTCACTATTATGGTTTTTTGTTTTATTGCCTTCTGTGTTTTATGTCAAGCTATTTTTGATTTATTTGGATACATTCGACTGTGTATAGATAGCCAACAAATCACCTTAGCCTACAATTTATTTGGGGTTATATTTTATTTTTGTCAGTCATCACGTCGAGGCCGTCACAGTATTTCTAAACTGGTGTACATTCGGAGCCACTTTATAGAAACGGCTCGTGGACAAACTGAAGAATCGGCAAAATTGCAGATTTGGGCAGGTGAAGAAAATTATCAACTTAGTATTCCTAGCGATAGGGTCACAACTGAAGCTGAAATTGAATGGTTAGTTAGTGAAGTAAGCGATTGGTTAGGTGTAGAGATCACAAATCTTTAA
- a CDS encoding VPA1262 family protein, with amino-acid sequence MNPNDEHSKQVIEQLEKLRQDSRLNRVISNNINNYCSLNLWLLEITQSNSTEYRLLYGWIIPSTYYKPDKWSEADGGKKQSLGEQQNSYKFRIAKLTLYSNSNVIFGLIKELCQGLSLTQACTNINIANPTHHNYGTLKLALNQKDLSKKFAIRPTILLETRLSNVKRHITNPFEQVSGFSASLWNCNKLSLFKEQNKNSDLPCTDQLIKNCLSHLKEETGLDFCYIDSKRLGNIEWLCFPLADDYEQEKISFKIVNNYTTKVNILTDTFNPNTNLLIRCRCWNQEEVVLDQCKNDHIDTQKPIELEFNSEQQVEAAMITVWVRRDGKEFWEIIYENSITLIDEIVSGISKLEPEIRLPSNWLEKWKNSKLKARIKKNEVIQQFHSENVTITQAQISPWKSANEDIRKLTNKLYPQSSGGQFFQKGWENSDNDPGRLSFFEWLKSITNNHQFTKVLFLDPYFDATDIFEVVARAEAIQTEYVVVTNTQTISQYKSLGLKAACEHNLLLLINLKFRLLDITSKGGGDKQLFHDRYILIFDQQGKVKTGYHLSNSLQSATSNHPLLITPIPDDIINNVELYVADLLQDNEKREVKTLFSSVEHQQIFCSDQRLTGLSAIPYNNLFFAALLNEHSLVYLSQSDLTNQLQSKGILNQDDSFIITKEINSRINYFSEFINQASQDNFTKLWISFSSLLATVENLEYLNILVSQVSINFYVKIRDFLLNSSILIQEKVINSFELSQNRDVRVTINLVQKDFKDILLYTGDFIQKSENNWYTSPNSWSIQYAGKVLIENSPQDFLEVISNLYTNLKHQNSTNWINASILFYLIKQLVQEITYISMGNKTNQKLLDLLPSSDIPLIRAIGTQSLWFSLNCKKINLKFASSMVSKLTSIEEQVYSLAEWIYNLRIQAQNDHQEKPAQEILRKQIYVHICQLWLPDFSQETILGDIIRRLSGPIEGSWAVSNNRDLLLPLLNAKKLNLDNLVKLWFDILLKRLKVNLGQEIPENIKALDYPYDLEIIEICSWSLINTSSENRDEYLKEINKIFERAKRILQKPFSQSHNARDWFDAFVLQLWLGIFYKLCLKNVNFGADNESLNKLEQKIKDIDNSIENINFNTIDPLDITKQIKNYYLLLS; translated from the coding sequence GTGAATCCAAATGATGAGCATAGTAAACAGGTAATTGAACAGCTAGAAAAGCTTCGCCAAGATTCTAGATTAAATAGAGTCATCAGTAATAATATTAATAATTATTGTTCTCTTAATTTATGGCTTCTTGAAATAACACAGTCAAACTCAACAGAATATAGATTGTTATACGGATGGATTATTCCTTCTACTTATTATAAACCCGATAAATGGTCTGAGGCTGATGGTGGTAAAAAACAATCATTAGGAGAGCAACAAAATTCATACAAATTTCGTATTGCTAAATTAACCTTGTACTCTAACAGTAATGTAATTTTTGGTCTTATTAAAGAACTATGCCAAGGTTTATCTTTAACACAAGCTTGTACAAATATTAACATAGCTAATCCAACACATCATAATTATGGTACGCTAAAGCTTGCGTTGAATCAAAAAGATTTAAGTAAGAAGTTTGCTATTCGACCTACAATTCTACTAGAAACTAGACTGAGCAATGTAAAACGACATATTACAAATCCTTTTGAGCAAGTATCAGGATTTTCAGCTTCTTTATGGAATTGTAATAAGCTATCTTTATTTAAAGAGCAAAATAAAAATTCTGATTTACCTTGTACAGATCAACTAATTAAAAACTGTTTATCTCATTTAAAAGAAGAAACAGGATTAGACTTTTGCTACATAGATAGTAAGCGTTTAGGCAATATTGAATGGTTGTGTTTTCCTCTTGCAGATGACTATGAACAAGAAAAAATTAGCTTTAAAATAGTAAATAATTATACTACCAAGGTAAATATCTTAACAGATACTTTTAACCCTAATACTAATTTATTAATACGCTGTCGCTGCTGGAATCAAGAAGAGGTTGTTTTAGATCAGTGTAAAAATGACCATATTGATACTCAGAAACCTATAGAACTAGAGTTTAATAGTGAGCAACAAGTAGAAGCAGCTATGATAACTGTTTGGGTTAGGAGAGATGGAAAAGAATTTTGGGAAATTATTTATGAAAATTCCATTACTTTAATAGATGAAATAGTTTCTGGGATAAGTAAATTAGAGCCAGAAATTCGATTACCATCAAACTGGTTGGAAAAGTGGAAAAATTCAAAACTAAAAGCAAGAATTAAAAAAAATGAAGTTATTCAACAATTCCATTCTGAAAATGTAACTATTACTCAAGCTCAAATTTCTCCTTGGAAATCAGCTAATGAAGATATTCGTAAATTAACCAATAAACTTTACCCTCAGTCTTCTGGAGGTCAATTTTTTCAAAAAGGTTGGGAAAATTCAGATAATGATCCAGGTCGTTTAAGTTTTTTCGAATGGCTTAAATCTATAACTAACAATCATCAATTTACCAAAGTTTTATTTCTTGATCCTTATTTTGATGCTACTGATATTTTTGAAGTAGTCGCAAGAGCAGAAGCTATTCAAACAGAATATGTAGTGGTCACAAATACACAAACTATCTCACAATACAAATCTTTAGGATTAAAAGCAGCTTGTGAACATAATTTACTTTTATTAATAAATTTAAAATTTAGATTACTTGATATTACAAGTAAAGGAGGAGGAGATAAACAATTATTTCATGATCGCTACATTTTAATTTTTGATCAACAAGGTAAGGTCAAAACAGGATATCATCTATCCAACTCTCTTCAAAGTGCAACCAGTAATCACCCTTTGCTGATTACTCCAATACCTGATGACATTATTAATAATGTTGAATTATACGTTGCAGATTTACTTCAAGATAATGAAAAAAGAGAAGTGAAGACTCTTTTTTCATCTGTTGAACATCAACAAATATTTTGTTCCGATCAAAGACTAACTGGACTATCTGCTATTCCTTACAATAATTTATTCTTTGCAGCATTGCTAAATGAACATAGTTTGGTTTATCTTAGTCAATCAGATTTAACGAATCAACTTCAGAGCAAAGGCATTTTAAATCAAGATGATAGCTTTATAATTACCAAAGAAATTAATAGTAGAATTAATTATTTTAGCGAATTTATCAATCAAGCCAGCCAGGACAATTTTACCAAATTATGGATATCTTTTTCATCACTTTTAGCAACGGTTGAGAATTTAGAATACTTGAATATTTTAGTGAGCCAAGTTAGTATAAATTTTTATGTAAAAATCAGAGATTTTTTATTAAATTCATCAATCTTAATTCAAGAAAAAGTAATTAATTCATTTGAATTATCTCAAAATAGAGATGTAAGAGTAACTATAAATTTAGTCCAAAAAGATTTTAAAGATATACTTCTATATACAGGGGACTTTATACAAAAATCTGAAAATAATTGGTATACTTCTCCCAATAGTTGGAGTATACAATATGCGGGTAAAGTTTTAATTGAAAATTCTCCTCAAGATTTTCTAGAAGTGATATCTAATCTATATACCAATTTAAAACATCAAAATTCAACCAATTGGATAAATGCAAGTATTTTATTTTATCTCATCAAACAGTTAGTACAAGAGATAACATATATTTCTATGGGAAATAAGACAAATCAAAAATTATTAGATTTATTACCTAGCAGCGATATTCCATTAATTAGAGCAATTGGAACACAAAGTTTATGGTTTTCTTTAAACTGCAAAAAAATTAATTTAAAATTCGCATCATCTATGGTTAGTAAATTAACGAGTATAGAAGAACAAGTATATTCTTTGGCTGAATGGATTTATAATCTAAGAATTCAAGCTCAAAATGATCATCAAGAGAAGCCTGCTCAAGAAATACTACGAAAACAGATTTATGTTCATATTTGTCAATTATGGCTACCTGATTTTTCTCAAGAAACAATTTTGGGTGATATTATTCGTCGCTTAAGTGGCCCAATAGAAGGTAGTTGGGCTGTTTCTAATAACCGTGACTTGTTATTACCTTTACTGAATGCTAAAAAATTAAATCTTGATAATCTTGTAAAGCTTTGGTTTGATATATTATTAAAGCGTTTAAAAGTTAATCTAGGTCAAGAAATACCAGAAAATATTAAAGCATTGGATTATCCATACGATTTAGAAATTATAGAAATTTGTAGTTGGTCACTTATAAATACAAGTAGTGAAAATAGAGATGAATATTTAAAAGAAATAAATAAAATTTTTGAACGAGCCAAACGTATTTTACAAAAACCTTTTTCTCAATCTCATAATGCTCGTGATTGGTTTGATGCTTTTGTACTTCAATTGTGGCTTGGTATTTTTTATAAATTATGTTTAAAAAATGTAAATTTTGGAGCGGACAATGAATCCTTAAATAAATTAGAACAAAAGATTAAAGATATTGATAACTCAATTGAAAACATAAATTTTAATACAATTGATCCTTTAGATATAACTAAACAAATCAAAAATTATTATTTATTATTATCATAA
- a CDS encoding ferredoxin thioredoxin reductase catalytic beta subunit, with translation MISSEVNTKSSDKSLEAMRHFSEQYAKRTGTYFCSEPSVTAVVIEGLAKHKDEIGAPLCPCRHYEDKEAEVAAAYWNCPCVPMRERKECHCMLFLTSENEFAGDQQEISLETIKEVRETMG, from the coding sequence ATGATCTCATCAGAAGTTAACACAAAATCCAGCGATAAAAGCCTCGAGGCAATGCGGCATTTTTCTGAACAATACGCCAAACGTACTGGTACGTACTTCTGTTCTGAACCTTCTGTCACCGCAGTCGTGATTGAAGGACTAGCTAAACACAAAGATGAAATCGGTGCGCCTTTGTGCCCCTGCCGTCACTACGAAGACAAAGAAGCTGAGGTTGCTGCTGCATATTGGAACTGTCCCTGTGTGCCAATGCGAGAACGCAAAGAGTGCCACTGTATGTTGTTCCTAACCTCAGAAAACGAGTTTGCTGGAGACCAGCAAGAAATCTCTCTCGAAACCATCAAAGAAGTGCGAGAAACTATGGGATGA
- a CDS encoding DUF58 domain-containing protein, with the protein MKITKRFTNWLEIRASSPSYGGWVLAGTAICFFGAAVNTMAGWLYVISGVSFALLGIGAFLPPRSLSGLVVKRRSIQPVSAGDELTVELEIHNQKQQPATDLQIEDLLPFVLGNPVKSAIALIQPQDSYTWVYSHPTQRRGVYRWQTTELATGAPWGLFWCRRPQKCLGKAIVYPTVLPLGTCPLVDEMGQEDSQRGDPRGRPLQTATTGLVRSLRPYRIGDPTRLIHWRTSARYGELRVRELEIITGGEEIIIALDTAANWEEAQFEQAVIAAASLYFYAQQQQLQVQLWTASTGLVKGDRIVLETLAATTTLEDDSAVPESYPLIWLTQNPLSFSSLPLGSRWVLWENTSSASAQLIINKDYPGILLQSQQALQPQLQKSLRSY; encoded by the coding sequence ATGAAAATTACTAAACGCTTTACTAATTGGCTAGAAATCCGCGCTAGTAGCCCTAGTTATGGCGGTTGGGTATTAGCCGGAACTGCTATTTGTTTTTTTGGGGCTGCCGTTAATACAATGGCTGGCTGGTTGTATGTCATCAGTGGAGTTAGTTTCGCTCTTTTGGGTATAGGAGCTTTCTTGCCGCCGCGATCGCTATCTGGTCTAGTTGTCAAACGCCGTTCCATCCAGCCAGTCTCAGCAGGAGACGAATTGACAGTGGAATTAGAAATCCACAATCAGAAACAGCAACCTGCCACCGACCTGCAAATTGAAGATTTATTGCCCTTCGTTTTGGGTAACCCAGTTAAAAGCGCGATCGCACTAATTCAGCCTCAAGACAGTTACACATGGGTATACTCCCACCCCACCCAACGCCGGGGCGTTTATCGCTGGCAGACAACAGAACTCGCTACAGGTGCGCCTTGGGGATTGTTCTGGTGTCGTCGTCCTCAAAAATGCCTAGGAAAAGCGATCGTTTATCCGACAGTCTTACCCCTGGGCACCTGTCCCCTCGTCGATGAAATGGGACAAGAAGATAGCCAAAGAGGTGATCCTCGTGGTAGACCATTGCAGACAGCAACCACAGGATTAGTGCGATCGCTTCGTCCCTACCGCATTGGAGATCCTACCCGTCTCATACATTGGCGTACCAGCGCCCGTTACGGGGAATTACGGGTACGAGAATTAGAAATTATTACAGGTGGAGAAGAAATCATTATTGCCCTTGATACTGCTGCAAATTGGGAAGAAGCGCAGTTTGAACAAGCAGTCATCGCCGCGGCATCTTTGTATTTTTACGCACAACAGCAACAATTGCAAGTACAACTTTGGACAGCATCGACGGGTTTAGTAAAAGGCGATCGCATTGTACTAGAAACCTTGGCCGCAACCACCACCCTAGAAGACGACAGCGCTGTACCTGAAAGCTACCCCTTAATTTGGCTAACACAAAACCCCCTCAGCTTCTCTTCCCTGCCATTAGGTAGCCGCTGGGTATTGTGGGAGAATACTTCTTCAGCATCAGCACAACTGATAATCAATAAAGATTACCCTGGCATTCTCTTGCAAAGTCAGCAAGCACTGCAACCCCAGTTGCAAAAATCATTGCGTTCATATTGA
- a CDS encoding DUF309 domain-containing protein, with the protein MSEIMPQEFWQGVEQFNSGQFYACHDTLEALWIEATEPDKSFYQGILQIAVALYHLGNGNWRGAVILLGEGTNRLRRYPAIYGSIDVEEFLNQSWALLAILQKTGPDKIAAGDFGENETLSLPRISLVDNLESGLGNGEIVS; encoded by the coding sequence ATGAGCGAAATCATGCCCCAAGAGTTTTGGCAAGGTGTAGAACAGTTCAATTCTGGACAGTTCTATGCCTGTCATGACACTTTAGAAGCTCTGTGGATTGAAGCCACAGAGCCAGATAAAAGCTTTTATCAAGGTATTCTGCAAATAGCAGTGGCGCTGTATCATTTGGGTAATGGCAACTGGCGAGGAGCAGTAATTTTGCTGGGAGAAGGTACTAATCGCCTGCGACGTTACCCAGCTATTTACGGCAGTATTGATGTCGAAGAATTCTTAAATCAGAGTTGGGCATTATTGGCGATACTACAAAAAACAGGCCCAGATAAGATTGCTGCTGGTGACTTCGGTGAAAATGAAACCTTGTCCTTGCCCAGAATTTCGCTAGTAGATAATTTGGAATCAGGACTTGGGAATGGGGAAATAGTGTCCTAG
- a CDS encoding DUF433 domain-containing protein: MQLVSREYIEISSNVRSGKPRIAGTRIAVEDVAVMHLKLGYSLVEIAGKYDLSLASVYAAMAYYFDHRDEIDSRTAEEDKLVEGLKQNHPSHLQEKIRRLRNE, translated from the coding sequence ATGCAGTTAGTCAGCCGGGAGTATATTGAAATCTCTTCTAATGTGCGGAGTGGGAAGCCCCGGATTGCTGGCACCCGCATTGCTGTCGAGGATGTAGCGGTGATGCATTTAAAGCTGGGGTATTCCTTGGTAGAAATTGCGGGTAAATATGACTTGTCACTGGCATCTGTTTATGCAGCAATGGCCTATTACTTTGATCACCGAGACGAGATTGATAGCCGCACAGCAGAAGAGGATAAGTTGGTTGAAGGGCTAAAGCAAAATCATCCCTCGCATCTCCAAGAGAAAATCAGACGATTGAGAAATGAGTGA
- a CDS encoding LptF/LptG family permease, which produces MDRYLIMQLLPPFLFGVGAFTSVVLAIDSLFELLRKVVESGLPIAIAFRVFFLKLPFVMAYAFPMSTLLATLMTYSRLSSESELIALRGCGVSVYRMVTTAVIFSSLVTAMTFVFNEQIAPAANYQATLTLQQAVRSDKPSYKQQNIYYPEYRDIKQPDGSKNKILARLFYADQFDGKQMKGLTIIDRSTENLNQIVVAESAQWNGPQGVWDFYNGTIYLVAADRSYRNILRFEHQQLQLPRTPLTLAESNRDYGEMNIVEALERLQIERLSGDRQKIRKLEVRIQQKIAFPFVCVIFGLVGSVMGTIPQRSGRGTSFAISVVVIFSYYLLLSVCGALAQAGIVSPFIGAWLPNFFGLAIGISLLLRVSRK; this is translated from the coding sequence ATGGATCGCTACTTGATTATGCAGCTACTCCCGCCATTTTTGTTCGGCGTCGGGGCTTTTACTTCTGTGGTCTTGGCAATCGATAGCTTATTTGAATTATTACGGAAAGTTGTCGAATCTGGACTACCAATTGCGATCGCCTTTCGGGTGTTTTTCTTAAAGCTACCCTTTGTGATGGCTTATGCCTTCCCCATGTCTACCTTGCTGGCAACTTTGATGACCTACAGTCGTCTTTCTAGCGAAAGTGAACTTATCGCCCTGCGTGGCTGTGGGGTAAGCGTCTATCGCATGGTGACAACGGCTGTGATTTTTAGTTCTTTGGTGACAGCAATGACATTTGTCTTTAACGAGCAAATTGCCCCAGCCGCCAATTACCAAGCAACTCTCACCCTCCAGCAAGCCGTGAGGTCAGACAAGCCAAGTTATAAACAGCAAAATATCTACTATCCTGAATACCGAGATATCAAGCAGCCAGATGGTAGCAAAAACAAGATACTTGCACGCTTGTTTTATGCTGACCAATTTGATGGTAAGCAGATGAAAGGTTTAACGATCATCGACCGTTCAACAGAAAACTTAAATCAAATTGTCGTCGCCGAATCTGCCCAATGGAATGGCCCTCAAGGCGTCTGGGATTTTTATAACGGCACCATCTATTTAGTAGCTGCCGATCGCTCATATCGCAATATTTTGCGGTTTGAACACCAACAACTGCAACTGCCCCGCACGCCCTTAACCCTGGCAGAAAGCAACCGAGACTACGGCGAAATGAATATCGTTGAAGCACTAGAAAGATTACAAATTGAGCGCCTAAGTGGCGATCGGCAAAAAATTCGCAAACTTGAAGTGCGAATTCAACAAAAAATCGCCTTTCCATTTGTCTGCGTCATTTTTGGCTTGGTTGGCTCTGTTATGGGAACTATACCCCAGCGCAGTGGACGAGGGACAAGTTTTGCCATTAGCGTCGTCGTTATTTTCAGTTACTACTTACTTTTGTCAGTTTGTGGTGCTTTAGCTCAAGCGGGTATCGTCTCTCCCTTTATTGGCGCTTGGTTGCCCAATTTCTTTGGGTTAGCAATAGGTATATCTCTCCTACTTCGGGTTTCCCGAAAATAA
- a CDS encoding LptA/OstA family protein, with amino-acid sequence MMPCSQLPKSKMRRFGLALMLPVALLGATLFPTQVQTATAQATAGNRPLTIRSDIQEYDAKTQVITARGNVQMFYPSRQIQATSAQAQYFSKERRIDFTGNVYILQQGANSIRAEKVTYLIDQGKFVALPQANRQVESIYMVEDAGNSGRAATPAPGTPGFKRSN; translated from the coding sequence ATGATGCCCTGCTCTCAATTGCCCAAATCAAAAATGCGTCGCTTCGGATTAGCCTTAATGCTACCAGTGGCACTCCTCGGCGCAACTTTATTTCCTACCCAAGTACAAACTGCTACCGCACAAGCAACAGCAGGAAATCGTCCGCTGACTATCCGTTCTGATATTCAAGAATATGACGCCAAAACTCAAGTAATTACCGCTCGCGGTAACGTGCAAATGTTTTATCCATCTCGCCAAATTCAGGCAACGTCTGCTCAAGCACAATATTTTAGCAAAGAACGGCGAATTGATTTCACTGGCAATGTCTATATTTTGCAACAGGGCGCTAATAGCATTCGGGCAGAGAAGGTAACTTATCTAATCGACCAAGGAAAATTTGTCGCCTTACCCCAAGCCAACCGTCAGGTAGAATCTATCTACATGGTAGAGGACGCAGGTAATAGCGGACGAGCTGCTACACCAGCCCCAGGAACGCCAGGTTTTAAGCGTTCTAACTAG
- the lptB gene encoding LPS export ABC transporter ATP-binding protein produces the protein MKIVLENIHKSYGKRVIVNRVNLSVAQGEVVGLLGPNGAGKTTTFYIATGLEKPNQGRVWLDNINITAMPMYKRARLGIGYLAQEPSVFRQLSVQDNILLVLEQTNVPRWDWSRRLQTLLREFRLENVAHSKGIQLSGGERRRTELARALASGKEGPQFLFLDEPFAGVDPIAVSEIQQIVGRLRDRGMGILITDHNVRETLAITDRAYIMREGQILAFGTAEELYSNPLVRQYYLGDNFHA, from the coding sequence GTGAAAATTGTTTTAGAGAATATTCACAAATCTTACGGCAAAAGAGTTATTGTCAATCGCGTTAACCTTTCTGTTGCTCAAGGTGAAGTCGTCGGGTTACTAGGCCCCAACGGTGCTGGTAAAACGACGACTTTTTATATCGCCACAGGCTTAGAAAAACCCAATCAGGGAAGAGTCTGGCTAGATAATATAAATATTACTGCAATGCCAATGTACAAAAGGGCGCGACTAGGCATTGGCTATCTAGCACAGGAACCAAGTGTTTTTCGTCAACTTTCCGTGCAGGATAATATTCTCCTAGTGCTAGAGCAAACTAATGTGCCACGATGGGATTGGTCAAGGCGACTGCAAACTTTATTGCGGGAGTTTCGTTTAGAAAATGTAGCTCATAGTAAAGGTATTCAACTTTCTGGTGGTGAGCGACGACGGACGGAATTAGCCAGGGCTTTGGCATCTGGGAAAGAAGGTCCACAATTTTTATTTTTGGATGAACCATTCGCTGGAGTTGACCCGATAGCAGTTTCGGAAATTCAGCAAATTGTCGGGCGATTGCGCGATCGCGGAATGGGTATATTAATTACAGATCATAATGTCCGCGAAACCCTTGCCATCACTGACCGTGCCTACATTATGCGCGAGGGGCAAATCCTCGCTTTTGGCACGGCTGAAGAACTATACAGTAATCCCCTCGTCCGTCAATACTACTTAGGCGATAATTTCCACGCCTAA
- a CDS encoding DUF29 domain-containing protein, producing MTITTNLKQLYETDDNLWLEETIELLKQKQFNQLDLENLIEELISLGKRDLAKAKSLLRQIIIHILLLQYWQVEYERNYRHWIGEIKTFRYDLNNHLTTNLINKLQDDLENIYQSAVDFVQIKTELTIFPEKCPYTLAQLLDDNYLP from the coding sequence ATGACAATTACTACCAACTTAAAGCAACTCTATGAAACCGACGACAATTTATGGCTAGAAGAAACCATTGAATTATTGAAACAAAAACAATTTAACCAACTAGATTTAGAAAACTTAATTGAGGAATTAATAAGCTTGGGTAAAAGAGATTTAGCCAAAGCAAAAAGCCTTTTAAGACAAATCATCATTCATATATTATTACTCCAATATTGGCAGGTAGAATATGAAAGAAACTATCGTCATTGGATTGGAGAAATTAAAACATTTAGATATGACTTAAATAATCATTTAACGACTAATTTAATAAACAAGTTACAGGATGATTTAGAGAATATTTATCAAAGTGCAGTTGATTTTGTGCAAATTAAAACTGAGTTAACTATTTTCCCCGAAAAATGTCCTTACACTCTTGCACAATTATTAGATGACAATTATTTACCTTAA